A genomic stretch from Podospora pseudoanserina strain CBS 124.78 chromosome 3, whole genome shotgun sequence includes:
- a CDS encoding hypothetical protein (EggNog:ENOG503P8DB; COG:S) yields MSNPAVITATYTSETNAPFTLSLPQTTPTSTGAVKAKQQSLSQLRDSVHSLQATINKELTQRMEEDNARAGTAAVDKKEEENYGEEVVEED; encoded by the coding sequence ATGTCAAACCCAGCCGTCATCACAGCCACCTACACCTCCGAAACCAAcgcccccttcaccctctccctcccccaaacaacccccacctcGACCGGTGCGGTAAAAGCCAAGCAGCAATCCCTCTCCCAGCTCCGGGACTCGGTCCACTCCCTCcaagccaccatcaacaaggaGCTCACCCAAAGAATGGAAGAAGACAACGCCCGCGCTGGAACAGCTGCGGTGGacaagaaagaggaggagaactacggagaggaggtcgtcgaggaggatTAA
- a CDS encoding hypothetical protein (COG:S; EggNog:ENOG503NYK3): MQPSRSTGTPGSFSPLPGGSSPDLPRPRPPPPSRRQESATSTSTADDLNIPKARAAAAPSPTPIYTSFTNNSSTTSLQNFSRPTLSTAAAAAAAARSYSPATAETISRNGLSPLTLPPSSSATSPAASSTFSSRVVSHARKNSQNAGMFEPTLPSTSTSNLSQVVVGLHHQPSPKISPTPPHREMSASQIAAQAAVMSHQQNQQQQQQQQQQQQQRNQSPHNNRQRSSTLPMPNSSETEPPPPPAKRVSGGPTTMNPPPPPPVLSLTEASGPRENAFGGQTYHNGLLGNHTLAATAAANLVFPRSAQTSPGLQQSSMPPPPPPASEKPPKPEKSKVPKLFSRPVKIGSSKSSSDVKEKPLPSPGKGGLPHPFAGLQRGNFSTTSLESMTTTTTTTGAAAGGWGLSNSSVATIRPAGEEGSKEKEKEKRHHFLSRQKNKLKDEYHLPLSSAMSNSRPTDPSAPSSLYNFNIPQSPMAGSVGGFKSGLDLRHGGRALREKKNKTAASEEKGDDASSSGVGSEWPGGGGSVISGGGGSGGGGGGSSSVTAPSLYLNEPFDSHKYGLNNMTHDDAWPFLKAKLLVVFEAEDLRLPVEDINRVVTMHIQWCLLRRSPNLIVDDLRELLTTGFSSLDQTLRKTPEDKLIPLLVELWIFTFTVILPYMQAVFLPLDLEFAGNGPLMTAEQARDFWGGVPTSSTTKSSPPGSEPAVSPASSVLEVRRLVLLAFRDIVILPRYDTLKSMFSRLSLEFLPQILASNALASPPLPIPSPGFHNQGIASQLSGSPGGGGGSDAYLVSSSSLPTALKGSAPLDPATASYNSTTTTLFGEGSIAGNRSRAISNVSYGSDGAVTNQFSRPFTPSSLNALGVAGGVGAGVGGASVLSSGLAAMTHAPPPPSGVHHSLRDQNVEDSKQVTELGGRMLQCMSVLASVGVGGGIGEGQQEEEEGNRKVEELGKLLKLNWLGRGGRGGIGGVGWGTGEEGVGDGRGDGVGVGD; the protein is encoded by the exons ATGCAGCCATCCAGATCCACAGGGACCCCAGGGAGCTTCTCACCCCTTCCTGGGGGGTCCAGTCCCGACCTGCCACGaccgagaccaccaccaccatcacgacggCAAGAGTCGGCGACGTCGACGTCCACAGCCGACGACCTGAACATACCCAAGgcccgcgccgccgccgcgccgTCGCCCACGCCCATCTACACCAgcttcaccaacaacagcagcaccaccagcctaCAAAACTTCTCACGACCTACCCtatccaccgccgccgccgccgccgccgccgcccggtCCTACTCTCCCGCCACCGCAGAGACAATATCACGAAACGGGCTCTCACCCTTGACACTCccgccctcgtcgtcggcaacatccccagcagcatcatccaCCTTCTCGTCAAGGGTCGTCTCCCACGCGCGCAAGAACTCGCAGAATGCGGGCATGTTTGAGCCAACTCTACCTTCAACCAGCACCTCGAACCTCTCCCAAGTCGTCGTCGGCTTGCATCACCAGCCCTCTCCCAAAATAAGCCCGACGCCTCCTCACAGGGAAATGTCAGCGAGCCAAATCGCCGCCCAAGCGGCAGTGATGAGCCACCagcaaaaccaacaacaacaacaacaacaacaacaacaacaacaacaaagaaacCAATCCCCCcacaacaaccgccaacgATCATCCACCCTACCAATGCCAAACTCATCAGAAacagaaccaccaccccccccagccAAAAGAGTAAGCGGCGGACCGACAACAAtgaaccccccaccaccaccaccagtcctCAGCCTCACCGAAGCGAGCGGTCCGAGAGAAAACGCCTTTGGGGGGCAGACATATCACAACGGGTTACTAGGAAATCACACGCTcgccgcaacagcagcagccaatcTCGTCTTTCCCCGATCGGCGCAAACCTCCCCGGGTCTACAACAATCCAGcatgcctcctccccctcccccagcgaGCGAGAAACCCCCCAAGCCGGAAAAATCCAAAGTTCCCAAACTCTTCTCCCGCCCCGTCAAAATCGGCAGCAGTAAAAGCAGCTCCGACgtgaaggagaagccgcTGCCCAGTCCAGGCAAGGGGGGTCTGCCCCATCCGTTTGCGGGGTTGCAGAGAGGAAACTTCAGCACCACGAGTCTGGagtcgatgacgacgacgacgacgacgacgggggcagcagcaggggggtgggg TCTGTCCAATTCGAGTGTGGCAACGATACGTCctgctggtgaggaggggagcaaggaaaaggaaaaggagaagaggcacCATTTCTTGTCGAGGCAGAAAAACAAGTTGAAGGATGAGTACCATTTGCCGTTGAGCTCGGCGATGAGTAATTCGAGGCCTACGGATCCGAGCGCGCCGAGTAGTTTGTATAATTTCAACATACCGCAGAGTCCGATGGCGGGGTCGGTTGGGGGGTTTAAGAGCGGGTTGGATTTGAGGCATGGGGGACgggcgttgagggagaagaagaataagACTGCTGCgagcgaggagaagggggatgatgCTAGTAGttctggggttgggagtgaGTGgcctggaggaggcgggagtgTTATTTcgggcgggggaggatcagggggagggggaggagggtcgaGCAGTGTTACGGCGCCGAGTTTGTATTTGAACGAGCCGTTTGACAGTCACAAGTACGGGCTGAACAACATGACGCATGATGATGCGTGGCCATTTCTAAAGGCAAagttgttggttgtgtttGAGGCGGAGGATTTGAggttgccggtggaggaTATCAACCGAGTGGTGACGATGCATATACAGTGGTgcttgctgaggaggagtccGAATTTGATCGTGGACGATTTGAGGGAGCTGTTGACGACGGGCTTTTCGAGTTTGGATCAGACGCTGAGGAAGACGCCGGAGGATAAGCTGATTCCGCTGCTGGTGGAGCTTTGGATCTTCACTTTTACTGTGATCCTGCCCTATATGCAGGCGGTTTTCTTGCCTCTGGATCTGGAGTTTGCGGGGAATGGGCCGTTGATGACGGCGGAACAGGCGAGggatttttgggggggtgtaCCGACCTCTTCCACTACTAAGTCATCACCTCCGGGGTCGGAACCGGCCGTCTCCCCGGCTTCGTCGGTGCTTGAGGTCAGGAGGTTGGTCCTCCTTGCTTTTAGGGATATTGTCATACTGCCTCGGTACGACACCCTCAAGTCAATGTTCTCTCGTCTGTCCCTCGAATTCCTCCCCCAGATTCTGGCAAGCAAcgccctcgcctccccaccGCTGCCGATTCCAAGCCCGGGATTTCACAATCAGGGGATTGCCTCCCAGCTGTCTGGCTCGccagggggtgggggtgggagtgatgCCTACTTGGTGTCGAGCAGTTCGTTACCGACAGCGCTGAAGGGGAGTGCCCCGCTTGATCCGGCGACTGCGTCTTACaattccaccaccaccaccctgtttggggagggttcCATCGCTGGTAACCGCTCCCGCGCCATATCCAACGTTTCGTACGGAAGCGACGGCGCGGTAACGAATCAGTTCTCGAGACCGTTCACACCCTCGAGCCTCAACGCGTTGGGTGTGGCGGGCGGGGTCGGGGCTGGGGTAGGCGGTGCGTCGGTTTTGTCTTCTGGTCTGGCGGCGATGACGCAtgcaccgccgccgccgtccggGGTTCATCACAGTCTTAGGGATCAGAATGTGGAGGACAGTAAGCAGGTTACCgagttgggggggaggatgttgcAGTGTATGTCTGTGTTGGCGTcagttggggttgggggtgggattggggaggggcaacaagaagaggaagaagggaacaggaaggtggaggagttggggaagttgttgaagttgaattggttagggaggggaggacggggaggaataggaggggttggttgggggacgggtgaagagggggttggggacgggaggggggatggggttggggttggggattga
- a CDS encoding hypothetical protein (EggNog:ENOG503NZJZ; COG:S), protein MMAFQAHPGGMQQHPGAPPGHPMAPGMAHNPSQPGATQAGIPHNMMGHMGVSGPGPQMNAAALMGGGMPPGAGHPGPHGMPHLNPAQAQLYQQQQMSAGIYAHNPAMQQLQQQQRLAELQLQQRQRAAMMQQAGQYNNLGQVPIGIPLGQMNQMNPAHIAAMRRMPVPLPAHLQQTQLAQHQQAQSMNHVNMAQQIALQQQHQQQLNQMQNNPNHGQMNPQAIISQQAQMAAMQQQAQQAQQAQQQAAQQVQQQAAQQQAAQQGQQQPQQPQQQQPQQQQPPQQPGQPQRQATPSQAGPNGQAPTPAPTQGPTPQPNPQQQPHAPPQTPQTTQGQPIQQVQLVAQAQHAAQAQVQAQAAQAQAAQVQAQAVHNQQQAAGLALMQQQQQQQQQKRNGMELKGQCLLKLMQFSEHLSGFPGPKGQDDLSYWEDFVKMFFSQKGVFKHTLLERTAEGPVEKPYEIQYPALPRYFHSHFDSGVKTMQLIMAKGTTDRALPNDCHFIENTKASLIYRFDQNCHVVADGILRASFDSEQKFELFEFITTDFEEFVPRSMVIQAARPAHNWVKEWHALNSPDNKQSPEMNKKNKTKQLKTPAGPPPDLELPDSYVSPGRAVPGHVYQFLEMSEIMGQMTPLFDFFHAHPGIAPYAAMEQYVSRINSGAHQGMNGQPMPQGGPRTPSFGQFPMGASPAMANIGLPGSPHVVNSPAPGQLAAPVMQHQMSQPGTSSSGPSANTSPAQGNKRRRSTVKEEDTPQSAPTPGAMGTPQMNGVGIPGKGKQPPTPRMQKRMKGNPA, encoded by the exons ATGATGGCCTTTCAGGCGCACCCCGGTGGGATGCAGCAACATCCAGGTGCTCCTCCCGGCCACCCCATGGCTCCTGGCATGGCCCACAACCCCAGTCAACCGGGCGCGACACAAGCAGGAATACCGCACAACATGATGGGACACATGGGCGTGTCGGGCCCCGGTCCCCAAATGAACGCTGCCGCTCTCATGGGGGGTGGCATGCCGCCCGGCGCCGGTCATCCTGGTCCCCACGGCATGCCGCATTTGAACCCAGCGCAAGCACAGCTataccagcaacagcaaatGTCTGCTGGCATTT ACGCCCACAACCCAGCTATGCAGCAACtacaacagcagcaaaggCTGGCCGAGCTCCAGCTgcagcaacggcaacggGCTGCCATGATGCAGCAAGCTGGTCAATACAACAACCTGGGCCAAGTACCCATTGGCATACCGCTGGGACAGATGAATCAGATGAACCCTGCTCATATCGCAGCaatgaggaggatgccggTACCTCTCCCCGCACACCTTCAACAAACACAGCtagctcaacaccaacaggcTCAATCCATGAAC CACGTCAACATGGCCCAGCAGATCgccctccagcagcagcaccaacagcagcttAACCAGATGCAGAACAACCCGAACCATGGGCAGATGAACCCACAGGCAATCATCTCCCAACAAGCCCAAATGGCCGccatgcagcagcaggccCAGCAGGCCCAGCAGGCCCAGCAACAGGCAGCCCAGCAGGTCCAGCAACAGGCCGCTCAACAACAGGCGGCCCAGcaaggtcaacaacaacctcagcagccacagcagcagcaaccacagcagcagcaaccaccacagcaaccagGCCAGCCACAGCGGCAAGCTACTCCATCACAAGCCGGGCCCAACGGGCAAGCACCGACTCCGGCGCCTACCCAAGGTCCTACGCCACAACCAaatcctcagcagcaaccccacGCCCCACCCCAAACACCGCAGACTACGCAGGGTCAACCAATTCAACAAGTCCAACTGGTGGCCCAGGCCCAACACGCTGCCCAGGCCCAGGTTCAAGCGCAAGCCGCCCAGGCTCAAGCTGCCCAGGTTCAGGCGCAAGCAGTCCACAATCAACAACAGGCCGCTGGCCTGGCCTtgatgcagcagcagcagcagcagcagcagcaaaagcgCAACGGAATGGAACTGAAAGGGCAATGTTTGCTAAAGTTGATGCAGTTCAGCGAGCATCTGAGTGGCTTCCCG GGGCCAAAAGGTCAGGATGATTTGAGCTACTGGGAAGATTTTGTCAAAATGTTCTTCTCGCAGAAGGGTGTCTTCAAGCACACCCTGCTGGAGAGGACGGCCGAGGGTCCGGTGGAAAAGCCGTATGAGATTCAGTATCCCGCTCTTCCCCGCTACTTCCACTCCCACTTCGACAGCGGGGTAAAGACGATGCAGTTGATCATGGCAAAGGGCACAACCGACCGTGCGTTACCAAACGACTGTCACTTCATTGAGAACACCAAGGCCAGCCTCATCTACCGGTTTGATCAAAACTGCCACGTGGTTGCCGACGGCATTCTGCGGGCCTCATTTGACAGTGAGCAAAAGTTCGAGTTGTTTGAGTTCATCACGACAGATTTCGAGGAATTTGTGCCCCGAAGCATGGTTATTCAAGCCGCTCGGCCGGCCCACAACTGGGTCAAGGAGTGGCATGCTCTCAACTCACCAGACAACAAGCAATCTCCGGAAATgaacaagaaaaacaagacgAAGCAACTCAAGACCCCTGCAGGCCCCCCGCCAGATCTTGAGCTTCCGGACTCGTATGTCAGTCCAGGAAGAGCAGTGCCGGGGCACGTGTATCAGTTTCTTGAG ATGTCGGAGATCATGGGTCAAATGACGCCGTTATTCGACTTCTTCCATGCCCACCCTGGGATTGCGCCCTATGCCGCCATGGAGCAGTATGTCAGCCGGATCAACTCGGGTGCCCATCAAGGGATGAATGGGCAACCAATGCCCCAGGGCGGGCCAAGGACTCCCAGTTTTGGCCAGTTCCCCATGGGTGCCAGCCCGGCCATGGCCAATATTGGACTGCCAGGATCTCCGCACGTGGTGAACAGCCCGGCGCCCGGGCAGCTTGCGGCACCCGTGATGCAGCACCAGATGAGCCAGCCAGGAACTAGCTCGAGCGGCCCCAGCGCCAACACATCACCTGCTCAAGGTAacaagaggagaaggtcgACAGTGAAGGAAGAAGATACCCCTCAGTCTGCCCCAACACCGGGCGCCATGGGCACCCCTCAGATGAACGGGGTTGGGATCCCAGGAAAGggaaaacaacccccaacaccgAGGATGCAAAAGCGGATGAAGGGCAACCCAGCATGa